Below is a genomic region from Tepidiforma bonchosmolovskayae.
ATATCTTCCCCCGGGGCTCCGTGGCCGTCGGCCCATTCGAAATCACCTACATCCAGCTCTTCCTCATCGCCAGCTCCGTCGCCATGATGGCCGTCCTCTACGCCATCATCCAGCGGACCCGCCTCGGCCGCGCCATCCGCGCCGTCGCCGAAAACCCCACCAACGCCTCCCTCATGGGCGTCGATGTCAACCGCACCATCGTCTTCGTCTTCATCCTCGGCGCGGCAATGGCCGGCGTAGCCGGCGTCCTCTACGGCCTCTTCTTCCAGACCATCCGCGGCTCCATGGGCTTCATCCCGGGCATCAAGGCGTTCACTGCCGCTGTCCTCGGCGGCATCGGCAGCATCCCCGGCGCCATGGCCGGCGGCTACGCCCTCGGCCTCGCCGAAACCGTCGGCCGCGAACTGCTGAACGAACTCCCGGGCATCAACCTCGGTAACCAGTGGCGCGACGTCATCGCCTTCACCCTGCTCGTCGCCATCCTCATCTTCCGCCCGACCGGCATCTTCGCCCAGCGGAGCACTACCCGTGCCTGATACCCCTGCCCCCGCCTGGGCCCGCACCGCCCTCCGCATCCGCTGGCCGCTCTTCGTCGCGCTCGTCTGCCTGCTGCCGTTCGCCCTCTCCGATGTCTGGGTCCAGATGCTCGTCTTCGTCGGCCTCTTCGTGGTCCTCGGCCTCGGCCTGAACGTTGTGGTCGGCCTCGCCGGCCTGCTCGACCTCGGCTACGTCGCCTTCTTCGCGGCCGGGGCCTACACCATGGGTCTCCTTACCTCGCCCGGCTCGCCGATCGACTCCGGCCTCAACTTCTGGCTCATCCTCCCCCTCGGTGTCCTGATCGCCTCCGGCGTCGGGCTGCTCCTCGGCCTCCCCGTCCTCCCGCTCCGCGGCGACTACCTCGCTATCGTCACCCTCGGCTTCGGCGAAATCATCCGCCTCTTCCTCATCAACCGCGACGACCTCACCCGCGGTTCCCAGGGCCTTTCCGCCATCCCCCGACCGGAGCTCTTCGGCTACCGCATCGACTCCTTCACTGCGTGGTTCTATTTCGTGATCGCTGCCGCCGTCCTCGTCGGCTTCTGCACCGCCCGCCTCCGCGACTCCCGCATTGGCCGCGCCTGGGAGGCCATCCGCGAGGACGAGGACGTCGCCGCCGCCATGGGCGTCAACACCACCAAGTACAAGCTTCTCGCCTTCGCCACCGGCGCCGCCATCGGCGGCCTCGGCGGCGTCATCTACGCCTCCTTCATCGGTTTCATCAGCCCCGCCGCGTTCTCCCTCCAGGTCTCCATCGATGTCCTCGCCATCGTCATCATCGGCGGCATGGGCAGCACTCCCGGCGTCATCCTCGGGTCGCTCATCCTCATCGGCATCCCCCGCATCCTCCAGTTCCGCGAAACCGGCGACTTCCTCGCGCGCCTCGAGTGGCTGCGCGATGGCCTGAACGGGCTCATCGGCGCGTTCGATGCCGCCCTGCCCGGCTCCATCGGGCGCCTGCCCCCTGCCGAAACATGGGGCGCCCGGCTCGCCGACGACACCCGCTTCATCATCTTCGGCGCCCTCCTCGTCATCGTCATGGTCGTCCGTCCCTCGGGGCTCTGGCCCTCCTCCCGCCGCCGCCTCGAGTTCGCGCACGACGAAGCTGAACCATCCGCCCCGGTGAGCGCCGCATGACCGCCGCCGAACTGGTCGTCGATGGCCTCGGCATGCAGTTCGAAGGCCTCACTGCCCTTGCCGATGTCACCGTCCGCGTGCCGCCCGGCGAGATTCATGGCCTCATCGGCCCCAACGGCGCCGGAAAGACCACCTTCTTCAACTGCCTCACCGGCTTCTACCGGCCCACCTCCGGCGCCATCTACCTCACCGGTCAGCGCATCGACGGGCTCCCGCCCCA
It encodes:
- a CDS encoding branched-chain amino acid ABC transporter permease, with translation MSVALTLSVSFWSDQFVNGLTTGSLYALIALGYTMVYGVLKMINFAHGEVFMLGSFAGYGALVAMGGNDISGPVIALAILGAIIVAMAASVSASVVIERLAYRPLRNAPRLAPLISAIGVSIFLQYLVLEQTSARAKFYPDIFPRGSVAVGPFEITYIQLFLIASSVAMMAVLYAIIQRTRLGRAIRAVAENPTNASLMGVDVNRTIVFVFILGAAMAGVAGVLYGLFFQTIRGSMGFIPGIKAFTAAVLGGIGSIPGAMAGGYALGLAETVGRELLNELPGINLGNQWRDVIAFTLLVAILIFRPTGIFAQRSTTRA
- a CDS encoding branched-chain amino acid ABC transporter permease → MPDTPAPAWARTALRIRWPLFVALVCLLPFALSDVWVQMLVFVGLFVVLGLGLNVVVGLAGLLDLGYVAFFAAGAYTMGLLTSPGSPIDSGLNFWLILPLGVLIASGVGLLLGLPVLPLRGDYLAIVTLGFGEIIRLFLINRDDLTRGSQGLSAIPRPELFGYRIDSFTAWFYFVIAAAVLVGFCTARLRDSRIGRAWEAIREDEDVAAAMGVNTTKYKLLAFATGAAIGGLGGVIYASFIGFISPAAFSLQVSIDVLAIVIIGGMGSTPGVILGSLILIGIPRILQFRETGDFLARLEWLRDGLNGLIGAFDAALPGSIGRLPPAETWGARLADDTRFIIFGALLVIVMVVRPSGLWPSSRRRLEFAHDEAEPSAPVSAA